The following proteins are encoded in a genomic region of Liolophura sinensis isolate JHLJ2023 chromosome 7, CUHK_Ljap_v2, whole genome shotgun sequence:
- the LOC135470823 gene encoding orexin/Hypocretin receptor type 1-like: MSSDVLSTISSPGNVTESVENFTDEYFYDYDASFTIAAEELVPVALVYGTTLILGIIGNSLVILSVTRYRRMNNITNTFLLGLATADLLLLLTCVPIKLASFLTFTWQFGEILCKLVFYFQNVSAICSVTTLTTMSMERYYAILHPIKAKYKCTKGRARRAIIGIWLLSFVLAAPVLHVRMLREVGHYRKSFWCQKQFTKPIYHQLYEIYMACILLLIPVTVMSFAYISICKELWAMTFRRSEMRSGGIKLEKFDGRRKKNSYSPPLTETAPVLRKSGFKYSSEDDKTRKQVIKMLVSVIVLFVLCWAPILVNNVLVSFSVLNELNRGYLKPMRKAFYILAYGNSCVNPIVYGFMSKNFRETFKHALCSCVRGWSYVRRKQFSRQSSIQSKTTHLELTGISRADFKPHASASEVNHELRDDAVYDSDGPIVEYL; this comes from the exons ATGAGCTCAGATGTATTATCTACGATATCTTCACCAGGTAACGTTACAGAGTCCGTGGAAAACTTTACAGACGAATATTTTTACGATTACGATGCCTCATTCACAATTGCTGCAGAGGAGTTGGTACCAGTTGCTCTTGTTTACGGAACCACACTGATTCTTGGAATCATCGGTAATTCTTTGGTGATTCTCTCAGTAACCAGGTACCGAAGAATGAACAACATCACGAACACGTTTTTGTTGGGCTTGGCTACAGCTGACTTACTTTTGCTTTTGACATGTGTACCAATTAAG TTGGCTTCTTTCTTGACGTTTACCTGGCAGTTTGGAGAGATCCTGTGTAAGCTCGTCTTTTACTTTCAAAACGTATCCGCCATTTGCTCTGTGACGACCCTAACAACTATGAGTATGGAAAG gTATTATGCAATACTGCATCCCATCAAGGCCAAGTACAAATGCACTAAGGGAAGAGCAAGACGTGCTATCATTGGAATTTGGCTTCTGTCATTCGTTCTTGCTGCACCGGTGCTTCACGTAAGG atGTTGAGAGAAGTTGGCCATTACCGGAAATCGTTCTGGTGCCAGAAACAGTTCACAAAACCAATTTACCACCAACTCTACGAAATCTACATGGCTTGTATTTTACTGCTTATACCTGTTACCGTTATGAGCTTTGCTTACATAAGCATCTGCAAGGAATTGTGGGCAATGACCTTCCGTAGATCCGAGATGCGCAGTGGAGG GATCAAGCTTGAGAAGTTTGATGGTAGGAGAAAAAAGAACTCGTACAGCCCACCACTCACTGAAACAGCCCCGGTATTAAGGAAGAGTGGCTTTAAATATTCCTCCGAAGACGATAAGACGCGGAAACAG GTGATCAAGATGTTGGTCTCGGTCATTGTGCTCTTTGTACTCTGTTGGGCACCTATACTGGTCAATAACGTTCTAGTATCGTTCTCTGTGCTAAACGAGCTAAACCGTGGGTACCTTAAACCAATGAGGAAAGCCTTCTACATTCTAGCCTACGGCAATAGCTGCGTGAACCCAATTGTGTACGGTTTCATGTCCAAAAACTTCCGTGAAACGTTCAAGCACGCATTATGTAGTTGTGTGCGTGGTTGGTCTTACGTCAGGAGAAAGCAGTTCAGTCGACAGAGCTCAATACAGTCAAAAACTACACATCTTGAGCTTACCGGAATCAGCAGGGCTGATTTCAAGCCTCACGCCTCCGCCTCTGAAGTCAACCACGAGCTTCGTGATGATGCGGTTTATGATTCGGATGGACCAATCGTTGAATACCTCTGA